The following coding sequences are from one Lolium rigidum isolate FL_2022 chromosome 6, APGP_CSIRO_Lrig_0.1, whole genome shotgun sequence window:
- the LOC124659106 gene encoding laccase-7-like, with translation MNHLQPRCPSMAQLLWLALGLLLASSVAEAATANYTFTVQSMRINQLCNSTDIIAVNGQLPGPTIDVFEGDEVVVDVINSSPYNLTIHWHGIMQLGTPWADGPSMVTQCPIQPNSSYIYRFNVTGQEGTLWWHAHSSFLRATVYGAFIIRPRNGNAYPFPMPDQEVPIVLGEWWSQNVVDVENDAVMSGQRPIQSNAYTVNGLTGQLYQCANETFTAVVQPNTTVLLRVINAALNAHLFFKVAGHNFTVVAVDACYTANYTTDTLVLAPGNSVDALIFTGATPGSYYMAVEPHDTLSPSTVATSDDDSTATAILLYNGTSATATPAMPTMPSNSDTTTANGFYFGLRGLAAAVPTPVDVSMTIELGLGQLPCDATQTSCTGKAFAAAMNGVSFRLPTQMSLLEAQFDGSPGVYTADFPDGVPPNGTAMVEGTKVRSLPYNSTVEIVLQNPVALPSENHPIHLHGFNFFVLAQGLGTFTPGNTSAYNLVDPVARNTIAVPTGGWVVIRFLANNPGMWFFHCHLDAHVPMGLGMVFAVENGTTPDSILLPPPDDLPMCSPGSKRRHVAQPPPPPEPKAQPPQSSEPKGQPPSNKEGEDITRGGAVRSGRDKEQGRSITYLLFIGLILGTIVPLTS, from the exons ATGAATCATCTTCAACCTCGCTGTCCTTCCATGGCGCAGCTTTTGTGGCTGGCTCTCGGTCTTCTTCTGGCCAGCTCGGTGGCCGAGGCGGCGACTGCAAACTACACATTCACA GTGCAGAGCATGCGAATTAATCAGCTGTGCAACAGCACTGACATTATCGCGGTGAACGGCCAGCTTCCAGGCCCAACGATAGATGTGTTCGAAGGGGACGAGGTCGTCGTGGACGTCATAAACAGTTCACCTTACAACTTAACAATCCACTG GCACGGCATAATGCAGCTAGGGACGCCATGGGCGGACGGGCCGAGCATGGTGACGCAGTGCCCCATCCAGCCGAACAGCTCCTACATTTACCGGTTCAACGTCACCGGGCAGGAGGGCACGCTGTGGTGGCACGCACACTCCTCCTTCCTTCGCGCCACCGTGTACGGCGCCTTCATCATCAGGCCCAGGAACGGCAACGCCTACCCCTTCCCCATGCCCGACCAAGAAGTCCCCATCGTACTTG GCGAGTGGTGGAGCCAGAATGTCGTCGACGTCGAGAACGACGCCGTCATGTCCGGCCAGCGTCCTATCCAGTCCAACGCGTACACCGTTAACGGTCTAACCGGCCAACTGTACCAGTGCGCAA ATGAGACGTTTACGGCGGTGGTGCAACCCAACACGACGGTGCTGCTCCGGGTCATCAACGCCGCGCTCAACGCGCACCTCTTcttcaaggtggccggccacaacTTCACGGTGGTGGCCGTGGACGCGTGCTACACCGCCAACTACACCACGGACACGCTCGTGCTCGCGCCGGGGAACTCCGTGGACGCGCTCATCTTCACGGGCGCCACACCGGGGAGCTACTACATGGCGGTGGAGCCGCACGACACGCTGTCTCCGTCCACTGTAGCCACGAGCGACGACGACTCCACCGCCACGGCCATCCTGCTCTACAACGGCACGTCGGCCACCGCCACgcccgccatgcccaccatgccgTCCAACTCCGACACGACGACGGCCAACGGCTTCTACTTCGGGCTGAGGGGCCTGGCCGCGGCGGTCCCGACGCCGGTGGACGTGAGCATGACCATAGAGCTGGGGCTCGGCCAGCTGCCGTGCGACGCGACCCAGACCAGCTGCACCGGGAAAGCCTTCGCGGCGGCGATGAACGGCGTGTCCTTCCGCCTCCCGACACAGATGTCGCTGCTGGAGGCGCAGTTTGACGGCAGCCCTGGAGTGTACACGGCCGACTTCCCGGACGGCGTGCCGCCCAACGGCACGGCGATGGTGGAGGGGACCAAAGTGAGGAGCCTGCCCTACAACTCGACGGTGGAGATCGTGCTCCAGAACCCGGTGGCCTTGCCGTCGGAAAACCACCCGATCCACCTCCACGGCTTCAACTTCTTCGTGCTCGCGCAGGGGCTCGGTACCTTTACACCGGGGAACACCAGCGCCTACAACCTGGTCGACCCCGTGGCGCGCAACACCATCGCCGTGCCCACGGGTGGCTGGGTCGTcatccgcttcctcgccaacaaTCCAG GCATGTGGTTCTTTCACTGCCACCTAGACGCGCACGTTCCCATGGGGCTCGGCATGGTGTTTGCGGTGGAGAACGGAACGACGCCTGACTCCATCCTCCTTCCACCACCCGATGATTTGCCTATGTGCAGTCCCGGCTCTAAGAGGAGGCATGTCGCGCAGCCGCCCCCGCCCCCCGAACCCAAGGCGCAACCGCCTCAGTCTTCTGAACCCAAGGGACAGCCCCCCTCTAATAAAGAGGGGGAGGATATTACCCGTGGCGGCGCAGTTAGATCAGGCCGAGATAAAGAACAAGGACGAAGTATTACATATCTACTTTTTATTGGACTGATCCTTGGAACTATTGTTCCTTTGACCAGctag